From Marivivens aquimaris:
CTTGACGGCAACGGTCTGGTCGAAGCGGCACGCGCGGCCATCGCCTCGCACGCCGAATAACATCGAACCACGGGAACTTTCGCATGAAAATTTTCGCACTTGGTCGCAAGGTGATCGACGGTTGGGCCCTGATGGGGGGGCTCGTCCTCGCGGTGATCGTGCTGGTCAACGTGTGGACCACAGTGGGCAGCCTGATCGGGCTGCCCTTTGCGGGAGACGTCGAACTCACTGAAATGATGGTTGCTGCGGCGGCCTTCATGTTCCTGCCGTTCTGTCAGCTCCACCGCCACAACGTGACCGCCGACATCTTTACCTCGAACATGAACCCGCGGTTTGTGAACATCCTCAACGGGATCGCATCGCTGGTCGCGCTCGGCTTCGCCGCGCTTCTGCTCTGGCGGATGACGTACGGGATGCTCGACACGA
This genomic window contains:
- a CDS encoding TRAP transporter small permease — its product is MKIFALGRKVIDGWALMGGLVLAVIVLVNVWTTVGSLIGLPFAGDVELTEMMVAAAAFMFLPFCQLHRHNVTADIFTSNMNPRFVNILNGIASLVALGFAALLLWRMTYGMLDTKEYNYSSTILSVPLWWPYVPILVSLALLFIAAVITTAEDLFGAS